In the genome of Candidatus Anoxymicrobium japonicum, one region contains:
- a CDS encoding single-stranded DNA-binding protein encodes MASLNRVVLVGNLTRDPELKFTTAGKAIARLGIAVNRIPYTNDQGERVEGVDFFNVSVFGRQAETAQQYLRKGAGVAIDGRLRYRSWQTDDGMKRSSVEVEAQNVQFLPRGREQGAPASAPENDYSDIDVPPIEGGVPPIEGGEDYPW; translated from the coding sequence ATGGCAAGCTTGAACAGGGTAGTGCTGGTCGGGAACCTCACAAGAGACCCCGAACTCAAGTTCACGACCGCCGGCAAGGCTATCGCCCGATTGGGGATCGCGGTCAATCGGATCCCTTACACAAACGACCAGGGCGAGCGCGTCGAGGGCGTTGATTTCTTCAACGTTTCTGTCTTTGGGAGACAGGCGGAGACCGCTCAGCAGTACCTCCGAAAAGGCGCGGGCGTCGCTATCGACGGACGGCTTCGATATAGAAGCTGGCAGACCGATGATGGCATGAAACGTTCCAGCGTCGAGGTCGAAGCGCAGAACGTACAGTTCCTCCCGCGTGGAAGGGAGCAGGGCGCCCCCGCCAGCGCCCCCGAGAACGATTACTCCGATATAGACGTGCCGCCGATAGAGGGTGGTGTGCCGCCGATAGAGGGCGGAGAAGATTATCCCTGGTAA
- the rpsR gene encoding 30S ribosomal protein S18, which yields MAREKEKKEKKTSPYPRKQKRKFCYFCKEKITYIDYKDIGMLRRFLSERGKIRPRRVTGTCTRHQAGLSKAIKNAREVALLQYPHR from the coding sequence ATAGCAAGAGAAAAAGAAAAAAAAGAAAAAAAGACATCCCCTTATCCCAGGAAGCAGAAGCGAAAGTTCTGCTATTTCTGCAAAGAGAAGATAACCTATATTGACTATAAGGATATAGGAATGTTGCGGCGTTTCCTCTCCGAGCGCGGGAAGATACGCCCTCGCAGGGTCACCGGCACCTGCACTCGGCATCAGGCCGGTCTCAGCAAGGCGATCAAGAACGCCCGGGAAGTCGCGCTCCTGCAGTATCCGCACAGATAG
- the rplI gene encoding 50S ribosomal protein L9: MKILLKQDMERVGRMGEVVEVANGYARNFLIPGGIAVGVTRGTMKDIAEQKKVLEIKAVRQREQLQSVADKISSRPLVIKMRCSASGRLFGSITNRQLATRIQEVTGEEVERHNIYIDDRIRSVGVYKAVIKLHHDVEIEKEFEVEGEGFVAEEPPEDGVGSVPIEASVAAQEAAPALSEDTAAFDAVESQPSGEEDSGLFAIDAGEVAALESPHSERG; encoded by the coding sequence GTGAAGATTCTACTCAAGCAAGACATGGAACGAGTCGGTCGCATGGGAGAGGTCGTCGAGGTGGCAAACGGTTACGCGCGCAACTTCCTGATCCCAGGTGGGATCGCCGTCGGCGTTACCCGCGGGACGATGAAGGATATCGCCGAGCAGAAGAAAGTCCTCGAGATCAAGGCCGTGAGGCAGCGCGAACAGCTCCAGTCGGTGGCTGACAAGATATCCTCCAGGCCACTGGTCATCAAGATGCGCTGCAGCGCCAGCGGCAGGCTTTTCGGCTCGATAACAAATCGCCAGTTGGCCACGCGGATACAGGAAGTAACCGGCGAGGAAGTCGAACGTCACAATATCTATATCGATGACCGCATAAGGTCAGTCGGTGTTTACAAGGCCGTGATAAAGCTCCATCACGATGTCGAGATCGAGAAGGAGTTTGAGGTCGAAGGAGAGGGCTTCGTTGCCGAGGAGCCGCCCGAGGATGGGGTTGGATCCGTCCCTATTGAGGCGAGTGTTGCGGCACAGGAAGCCGCCCCCGCGCTTTCTGAGGATACCGCCGCGTTTGACGCGGTCGAATCCCAACCATCCGGGGAGGAGGATAGCGGCCTGTTTGCCATTGACGCCGGTGAAGTAGCGGCCCTTGAATCGCCGCATTCCGAGCGGGGATAG
- the dnaB gene encoding replicative DNA helicase: MALESVAATRSSDRIPPHNLEAEESVLGSMILSHQATAEVQDIVSCDDFYKESHRIIYRALTELYALGATTDHVILAEELKKRGQLEASGDRAYLLTLTDTTPNPHNAKHYASIVRDMALRRNLIDIGYDITGMGFQVGDEFDNLYDGAEQSLYNLGKRMRREGLTHIKNPLLNSFNRMSEAKDKGSPITGVPTGFYDLDRITSGLQPSNLVIVGGRTSMGKTSLALNIAHHAAVREGIGVLIFSLEMNKTDIAERLLLSEARVDSSKYRTGNVDDKEMDRIVNAAGILNQAPIFIDDMGDVKLLEMRSIARKLMSTEKNVGLIIVDYIQLLYSDKRSESRAQEVSRIARDLKVMAMDLEVPVIAASQLRRPPPTTTRKDPSLEDLKESGGIEQNADVVILIYRPEMDDPKNMDVKGIAEINLAKHRNGRTARFKLYWMGSYSKFENPAEEDLLQD; encoded by the coding sequence ATGGCACTGGAGTCGGTTGCCGCGACCAGAAGTTCGGACCGCATCCCGCCTCACAATCTGGAGGCGGAAGAATCAGTTCTTGGCTCCATGATCCTCTCGCACCAGGCGACGGCCGAAGTGCAGGACATTGTGAGCTGTGATGATTTCTACAAGGAATCTCATCGCATCATCTACCGCGCGCTTACCGAGTTGTACGCCCTCGGTGCCACGACCGACCACGTCATTCTCGCCGAGGAGCTTAAAAAACGCGGTCAACTGGAAGCTTCAGGGGACAGGGCTTATCTGTTGACGCTCACAGACACGACTCCTAACCCGCACAACGCCAAGCATTACGCAAGCATCGTTCGCGACATGGCATTGCGCCGCAACCTCATAGACATCGGCTACGACATCACCGGCATGGGCTTTCAAGTGGGCGACGAATTCGATAACCTTTACGACGGCGCCGAGCAGTCCCTGTACAATCTGGGCAAGCGGATGCGTCGTGAGGGCCTTACCCACATAAAAAATCCGTTGCTCAACAGTTTCAACCGCATGTCTGAAGCCAAGGATAAAGGCTCCCCGATAACAGGCGTGCCGACCGGCTTTTACGACCTTGACAGGATCACCAGCGGTCTGCAACCCTCCAATCTGGTGATTGTCGGCGGACGCACTTCCATGGGCAAGACGAGCCTGGCGCTCAACATCGCGCACCACGCCGCCGTCCGCGAGGGCATCGGCGTCCTTATCTTCAGCCTCGAGATGAACAAGACCGACATCGCCGAGCGTCTTCTATTGAGTGAGGCAAGGGTGGACTCGAGCAAGTACCGCACCGGCAACGTGGACGACAAAGAGATGGATCGCATCGTAAACGCCGCGGGCATCTTGAACCAGGCGCCTATTTTCATCGACGACATGGGCGACGTCAAACTGCTCGAGATGCGTTCTATCGCGCGCAAGCTTATGTCCACCGAAAAAAATGTCGGGCTCATCATCGTCGATTACATCCAGCTCTTGTACAGCGACAAGAGGAGCGAGTCGAGAGCACAGGAGGTTTCGCGCATTGCCCGTGACCTCAAGGTCATGGCGATGGATCTCGAGGTTCCCGTGATCGCGGCCTCGCAGTTGCGAAGACCGCCGCCGACTACCACCAGGAAAGATCCGAGCCTGGAGGACCTCAAGGAGTCCGGCGGCATAGAGCAGAACGCTGATGTGGTTATACTCATCTACAGGCCCGAGATGGACGATCCCAAGAATATGGACGTCAAGGGCATCGCCGAGATCAACCTCGCGAAACATCGCAACGGGCGCACAGCCAGGTTCAAGCTCTACTGGATGGGGTCGTATTCCAAGTTCGAGAATCCCGCGGAGGAAGATCTCCTGCAGGATTAG